The Zalophus californianus isolate mZalCal1 chromosome 6, mZalCal1.pri.v2, whole genome shotgun sequence DNA window CAGACACTGACTTCATAGAACCATAAAGGAGGCAACATTTCATACGTTTGCCCACTTCCTTGTTTGTTATGGGTCCCAAAAGGGTTGAAAAATGAaggtgggtggagagagggagagacaatgaTATACACCACATTCCTGTATTAATAAAGAGCTTGTCTTAGCAAGCTTAAGTTAGAGAACCTCTTGGTACATCTTTATGGAGTGTCAACCCTCCTCCAGGCTCTAAGATGGTAAATGACTATTGACTCAGTTATTCGGAGCTGAATTGAGAATCTAGTTTGTGGATTAACTGAGTCCCATAcgtttccttctttatttttctgccttttgggCAATACATTACTTATTAGAATTTCCACCACAGGGTGGGAGTAAAGAGaatattaaatcttaaaaattggtTACGTTACAGAATTTGGGTAGTGTGGCGATTAATGCTATCAAACAAGAGGTATAGCACTTTTATATTTACCACAAACTACTGGGGTTTAACTAACTTCACAGGAAAATGGCCTCAGAGTACATCATTACTTTACCCAGTATTACAGGGTGCCCTTAAACAAAATGGCAATTTCACTCGCGTTAATAGGATGCTAACGCCGCACAGATGTAAAGTATTGCTTGGACACCCGACAGGGGCGGGCACGACTTAGTGCTGAGGGTTCTGAAAGGATTTTCAACTAGTCACGCCCTTCTCAAAGATGGCCGGCTTCACTTCCCTTACGCAACACGGACGTTTCCAATCGCTTCGTAAGAATTGGAGGTGAATTTAATTCAGTACTGCTTGCCTGACTAAAGTCAGGATGACAACAacatccttttaaattttagaggaatctaaggtatttattttttctccctcgGTGAAAACGGTCCCTGGCGTTTGGCTCTTGCTTTTGGAGGCGTGGCTGCCAGTAGTTAAAATGGCTCCTCCTTGGGCTAGCTTTAATAGGAAGTGAAGCTGTGACGGCGAGGCGTTGCCCGGCTGCTCTCTGGTAGGCCTTCTCGCAGCGAGTTCCTTGTGCCCTTATTAGACATGGCGCTGGCCAGCGTGTTGGAGAGGCCGCTACCGGTGAACGGGCTCGGGTTTTTCGGACTCGGGGGTCGCGCGGATCTGCTGCACCTGGGTCCAGGGAGTCCCAGCGATGGGCTGAGCCTGGCCGCGCCCAAGTGGGGTGTCGCGGAGGAGCCCAGAATCGAAATGCTTCATGGAACCACCACCCTGGCCTTCAAGGTGCGGACCTAACCGCCGCGCCGGGCTGAGCCCCGCGCGCCCGCGCCCTTCCCTGCCTTCCCGGCCTTCCGGATGGACCGGAGCCCGCGGAGGCCGCGACCACGGAGCCTAGTGGGAGCCTCGGGCCTGTCCGCCCGACCCCGGTGGTTTCGCTGTCTCATTGCCCCGAGGGGCCTCTCTTCTCGGTCTAGCCGTAGGACCGTGGGGCTGAGGTTAAGGGGGAGAAGAAACTCGAGGCTGCTTGGGTTGATTCCTAGGCAACCCCCAGGTGGCTCCGGTCCAGGAAAGGGGAGGCCTCAAAGCAATGAATATTGGCAGAGGAAAGGATGTTTAACCATTAACTAAAGGTTATAGAAACCGGGTCCCCATTAGGCGAGGGTAACTGAAAAGCTATGTCTTTTGAGGGGAAGGATGGTGGGAGGGAACACTGTAGTAGGAGCCAGACAACTGGGATTCCTGATCCAGCTTTGCAATAACTAGCTTTACGATCTTGGGCAGGTCATTCGATCTCAGTGAACCCGTTTCCTGATCTATAAAGTGAAAAATTGAAGTTAATACTGGTCACACCCATGTCGAGGGATCAGTGTGAAGCTTAGTTGATATCAGtatgtgaaagcattttgtgaagtgtaaaggacagagaaagagatgttcTGGTTTTCCACTGATGCAAAAAGAAATGTCAAGGAGATGTTTCTGTGGTCTGATGTGGCctgctttgtgttttcctctGATCTTAACAGTTTCAACATGGAGTCATTGTTGCAGCGGACTCTCGGGCCACAGCTGGTGCCTATATAGCCTCCCAGACAGTAAAGAAGGTGATAGAGATCAATCCCTACCTGCTGGGCACCATGGCTGGGGGTGCAGCGGACTGCAGCTTCTGGGAGCGGCTGTTGGCTCGGCAATGTCGCATCTATGAGCTTCGAAACAAGGAACGCATCTCGGTAGCAGCTGCCTCCAAGCTGCTTGCCAACATGGTGTATCAGTATAAAGGCATGGGGCTGTCCATGGGCACCATGATCTGTGGCTGGGATAAGAGAGGCCCTGGTGAGTTATGTTGCAACCACATGGTTTTTGGGCTGGCATTACAGAGAGGAAGGGTTGGATGAACAGGTGAAGGAAAGGTCTTTGTGTCAGTGCTGAGGATGTGTTGATTAGGTTCTCTGCCCTTTCTTTTTGTTCAAGGAAGGCACCACAGCGTAGGGGAGGGCATGGAGCTTAGACTAGCTGTGTCATTGACTACCCCATGTGACCTTACTTTGGCTGCTCATTTTCCCAGTGACTTTCATCATCTGTTAGGTTGGTTAAATGAAGTAATACACATAAAGCAtgtagtgtctggcacataatgtttctcctcttctctctcgcATAAAATGATAAGACCTACAAAGagtgtatttgaaaattaaattggaTAATAGACATAAAAACTCCAGTCAGGgcattctaataaaaatataatggtgAGCCACACGTGTAATTTAAAATTGTctaatagaggggcgcctgggtggcacagtcgttaagtgtctgccttcggctcaggtcatgatcccagggtcctgggatcgagccccgcatcgggctccctgctccgtaggaagcctgcttctccctctccctctccccctgcttgtgttccctctctagctgtgtctctctctgtcaaataaataaataaaatctttaaaaaataaataataaatacataaatacataaataaataaaattgtctaatagaggggcacctggctggtcagtcagtggaacatgtaactcctgatctcagggtggtgagttcaagctccacattgggtgtagaggttacttaaaaaaaataataataataacaattttttttttaagattttattagagagagagcgtgaatgagcatgagcggggggaggagcagaaggagagggagaagcagattccccactgagcagggagcccgatgtggggctcgatccccagactccaggatcatgacctgagccgaaggcagacgcttaactgactgagccacccaggcgccccaataacaaTTTTTTAGAATTGTCTAGTggacatatttaaaaagtaaaaagatggggACATTGTAATGATTCATTTAATACAGAATACctaaaataataccattttgGCATGTGCCTTAgccccatttcaagtgctcaatgcCACATGTTGCAAGTGGCCTCTGTACTGGACAGTGAAACTCTAATATACAGGAAGTCagtcatttctcttccttttttcctttaggGAGTCTTTGGCCTAGAAGGGGCCTTTAGGGCTCATCCTTTTCTTGCTTGATAGATTCACCCTAGGACCCTAGGTCCCGTTCTGTCATCTCTGAAAATAAATTCCTTAGTCTTTTTCTAGTATATAAAAACCTTGCCAGGAAGTTCAACCTTGTATCTAATGTCAGTTCCTTTTCAACCagttgtggttttttgttttttttttttaagttttattcacttaagtaatctctacatccaacgtggggctctaactcaccaccctgagatcaagagttgcacactccacagactgagccagcctggcatcTCAGCTTTTCAACCAGTTTTGGATGTCTCTTTATCAAGTTGGAATACAGCTAGTCACTTTCTGTATAATATTCCCCCTCCATGCTTGAGTAGTTATTAttcccttttgtttttgcttcattcattcacctgCTTACTGAATGCCTAGTTTTCTTCTGTCGAACAACTAACTGCAGGATACCCAGCACTTTTCCACTTGCTTTGGAGACTCTCAGTTCACTACTCAGTGGAGattgagaagattaaaaaatgGATGTGAGAGGAGCGTAGCTTGTTACTTGGGAAATTGAGACGCTTTTTTGGGGAAAATGTAAAAGAACAGCTCCATACATTTCATGCGGCCCAGGGAAGCATTTTGGAGATGTTGCTTTGTACCCTTAGCTGATGGAAGCGGTGTACGAGAGTATAGATGCTGGCTAGCAAGGAAAACCCGAGAAGCTAGAGCATAACCTAAATGGCGCCTTCTCAGGAACCTTCCTGACAGCCCGTCCCATTTAGGATGAGTCAGCCCCTTACCTCAAAAAGCAGATGACTGAAAAAGGATCACAGGTTACTTAATATGAGGCTAAATGAGATGAATGCCATTTGTAAAAGAACTGATATGATGCTGAGGGAGTTTTGAGGAAGAAGGGATTATTTCTGATGGGAGGAATTAGGACGACTTCATGGATAAGTGGCAGTTGTCCAGGATGTGCAAATGAGAGAAAGGAAGCGTGGTGaccaaagggggggggggacgaAGCGTGCGCTTTGGGGGGAATAACTGAAAgcccagtttgtttgtttgtttaaaatatttgagggaggaagagggcacGTGCACACAAGtggcggagcggcaggcagaaggagaagcaggctccctgctcagcgggagggaCTGTGGGACTTGAtcatgtggaacttgatcccaggaccttgggatcatgacctgagctgaaggcagatgcttaactgactgagccacccgggcgcccccgaAAGCCCAGTTTAATCAGAACTAAGGTTGTATGAAGAGGAGTAGTGATCCATAGAGCTGGAGACCTAAACTGGAACCAGGTAGTGAGTTCGCTAGGCACGGTAGTGGTGATGGGACTGGGGAGGGGCTCGTTTGTGGTAGACATTGGAATCCTTGAACCTGAAAACTGGTAAGCATTTGGTTCTCAACTGCCTTGCTTAGAATCACCTAGAGAACTTAAAACACAAGTCCCATACTTGTTCTCCACCCCAGACCAACTGAAAAAGAATACCTGGGGTAAGTCCTGggcatcttttttaaaagcttttaggtgattctgatgtacagtGAGAGTAGAAGATTAACGATCCCATTGGCAGGCAAAATCTGAGAACACAGGAGGCAGTGTGGGCTGGTGGAGCACGAGAGAGATGAGTTTGGTTGGTAATGGAGAGCCACTGAAAGTATTTGAGGATAGGAGGTTTGAATCTGAACTTGGTCACAAAGGCATCCTGTTGGGAAGGTCCAGCAGGCAGTTGGAATTGATAAAAATTTTCATCTATGCTAAAAATTAGCTAACTTCTTcataaagggccaaatagtaaataatgGAGGattgcaggccatatggtctttgtctCAACTACCTAACTCTCCTGCTTTAGCacaaaagcagtcatagacaatatgtacacaaatgggtatggctgtgttccagtaaaactttgtttacaaaaacaggcagttgGCTTGGCCAACCCCTGATCTATTACCAGCACTGTccaatggaaataaaatgtgagccgtatgtgtaattttaaattttatagtagccacgttttaaaaattgaagataaaggaagggaaattaatgtatattttattttggagtgcctgggtgatgcagtcaattaggcatctgactcttggtttcagttcaggtggGATCTCAGGgttgcactcagcatggagtctgcttaggattctctctctgtccctccaccctgtGTGCGTACACACTCGCGCACGTGCACTCTCTCcatctaaatcttaaaaaataaataaaataaatcttaataataatatattttgtagaTCCAGAATGTTATCATTTCAGCATGTGGTGCCAGCTTCGTTTCAAATGCTCAGTGGTCACACATGGCTAGTGGTTCCCGTATTGGACAGGGAGGTCTTTGCGATATGATTTGGAACTGTAGGCTCTCTCCCTACTGCATGATGTATGTCTTGTCCCCTAGATAGCCTAAACTTTGAGGGctaggattgttttcttttttttttttttaaagattttatttatttattcatgagagagagagaagcagagggagaagcaggctcccaaggagcagggagcccgatgcgggactcgatcccaggaccctgggatcatgacctgagccgaaggcagacgcttaaccatctgagccacccaggcgccctgttttctttttttttttaagattttatttatttgggacagagcatgaggtgggggtgtagagggagagggagaagcagactccccgctgagcggggagcccaacacggagcgaggtcccaagaccctgggatcatgacctgagtggagggcagaggcttaactgactcagccacccacgtgccccagggCTAGGATTGTTTTAAACATTATCTTCCACAGTGCCTGAAATTCTATGCTGGAAACCTCTAAGTCACAGGATTGAGCtcgaatcaggctccttgctcagcagggagtctgcttctccctctgcccctccccctgcttgtgcttgtgctctctctctctctgtgtcaaataaataaaaaccttaaaaaaaaaaaagaaacctaagtcCTTTGGATTATACTTGTTTTTTGGTTATACAGCGAGGACAAGAAAGCAGTTATGATGTAAGGTGAGATGAGGTGGTATGTTGTAGAATCCaggagtctttttaaaaaaattttttttttttaagattttatttatttatttgagagagagaatgagagatagaaagcacgagaaggaagagggtcagagggagaagcagactccctgctgagcagggagcccgatgcgggactcgatcccgggactccaggatcatgacctgagccgaaggcagtcgcttaaccaactgagccacccaggcgccctagaatccAGGAGtcttaatatttaatttgattccttcagctatttttttaatagattctatttatttgacagagagagagcacaagcagggggagtggcaggcagagggagagggagaagcatgctctccactgagtagggagcctaatgtggatttcagtcccaggaccccaggatcgtgacctgagtggaaggcagacacttaactgactgagccacccaggtgcccccagctgtttttttgttttttttgttttttttaagtaatttaataGAAGTACTATTTTCTTGTATATCTGTTGGTCTTCCCTGGGTTTCAAGAGGGATGGAGAACTCTTCTTGGAGAATGAATTATATGTCAGAAGTGATGGTCATTTTTTCCCTGCTAACCTCACCTCTCTTTCCAGGCCTCTACTATGTGGACAGTGAAGGAAACCGGATCTCGGGGGCCACCTTCTCTGTAGGTTCTGGCTCTGTGTATGCTTATGGGGTCATGGATCGGGGTTACTCCTATGACCTAGAGGTGGAACAGGCCTATGATCTGGCCCGTCGAGCCATCTACCAAGCCACCTATAGAGATGCCTACTCAGGAGGTGCAGTCAACCTCTACCATGTCCGGGAGGATGGCTGGATCCGAGTCTCCAGTGACAATGTAGCTGATCTACATGACAAATATAGTGGCTCTACCCCTTGAAAGAGGGTGGATGTGGCTGCTTGCATTTCATGGGGGGACTGTTGCTGGTAATGTGGATCTAGCTCCCTATCCTCTAGTGGAAGGGTCCTCAATtgtattgataatttttttaagctctGGTGCCGTTGACCTCTATGTGTTACTAGTTGTTAATGACCTGCCACAGCGGTGATTTTACTTTCTTGGATGTTAACATTACACTACTCGACCTCAGCCTGTGTTGTGTCTTTTGTCCACACTGTTCCTTCTCCAAGCACTTTACAGCCAAATAAGCCAGGACAGTGGGAGGGCACTGACTGTAATTACAGGAAACAGTGATGTGAAGACATTGTCTAGTGAATACATTAGCATCCCCACTCAAGAAGCTAATaacaaaggagaaggagagagaggcagggaggagggagagactcCCCGATTCTGTTTGCAAAGAGATGAAAAGTTGATGAGGTGGAAAGATGCACAGGGCCGAATGaggaggagctgcagagggaggagCTCTCCCCcctgctgtgggggaggggaggccagtgCTGCGCGCAGAGCAGAAAGGTGAAGAGGGTGAATCTTGAACCTTAAACCAATTGGGAAGGGAAGGTTTGGACCCTGGGAAAGAGGACAAAGAGGTGGGCGTGAAGGAGGTAGTGACCCCAGCTCGGCGATCCCTGGCCTTTTGGCTCTccggtgtgtgcatgtgtgggggacAGAGCGGTTGATGGTGGGCTCACAGCCTCCTGGACAGGAAGCAGCACAGAATTGTCACCGGCACGTGTGGGTGGGGAAGAGgccctgctgagagcagagcgaTGGTTGATTTATCGCACCCAGCACTAAGGGGGTTCCCAAGCTACGGTGGCAGCAGACGGCAAGGCCTTCTGTTAAAGAGAAGACCTAAGCATAGGGCAGGTAGAAGAGGTTGATGggagaaacctttaaaaaaatgggaggggcgcctgggtggctcagtcgttgagcgtctgccttcggctcagggcatgatcccagggtcctgggatcgagccctgcatcgggctccctgctcggcggggaacctgcttctccctctcccactctccctgcttgtgttcctgctctccctgtgtctctctctgtcaaataaataaataaaatcttaaaaaaataaaataaatgggagagGAGGCTATAAACAGTACTGCTTTGTTTTTAGTGAGCGAGAAGGGACGAAGTGGCTGGTGAGGGTGACAACCCAGCATCCTAGTTTGAGGCTGAGGGGTTTGAGAAGTTGAGGGGGTAAGGCCTCCTCTCCCCTGGGCTGCGGataccttcccttccccctcagcCTCCTTCAGTCGTGTATTGATTGATGAGGGCTGTCGGCCAGGAACTGATCGAGGCTTGTTAATTGCATTTGTCAAATGCAGGGAAATTGGGAATTAGTGAGATTGGAGCAGGGAGTTTGGAAAACAAATGACTCTGGTGCCTGAGGAGATTCATTTTGCTGGAAAGTGCCTCAGGAGCCCCTGGAATCAGGGAGCTGCCAGGGCCAGGGCTAGCCGGGACCTGGGCCTCCTCTCCATGAGAGGCGGGCAGGAGCCACCAGCCAGTGGTTAGCTGTGTTCTCAGGTACAGTGGTCCTCTCAGGACGCTGGTTGGCAGACCTTTGTTACAAATTagaactttaggggcacctggctggctcagtgggtgaaacatgcgactcttgatctggggatCATCAGTTTGAATCCCACGTTGAGCATAAAGCTTACGTTAAAAAAATCagaaccttgaaaaaaaaaagaactcttgagAGAAATTCTAACACCTGAGAGAAATCAAATCAGGTTGAAATAGagttgggggggcgcctgggtggctcagttagttaagcaactgcctttggctcaggtcatgatcctggagtcctgggatctgcatcgggctccctgctcagcagggagtctgcttctccctctgaccctcccccctctcatgctctctctatctcattctctctcttaaataaataaataaaatctttaaaaaaaaaaagaaatagagttgGGGGCTCCAGAGCCTCCACCACTGAGCCTCCTCCTCCATGGAGCCACGGCCCACAGCaccacctccctgcctccacagacctttatatatacacactccCTGGTACTCCTTGGAACCCAAAGGAACACAGTTTGAAAATTACTGTCCTGGGAAATAACCTTGAGGGTGGAAGAGAGTTGAAGATTGGAATTCTTTTACGTGAATGAGCCTAGGACTCCTTAGCccatgaaagaaaattaagtctGGAGAGAAGAGATGGGTCTCGAAGCAGTTCTCCCCTTGCCCGGTTTCCGGCTCACACCTGGCTTTGGCAGAGGTCTAGCTGTTTAACGTAAGTACCTATTCTGCACTGGCTGAGGCCTTACGAACATTCAGGCAAGAAAATGCACAACCGTCAGTCCCATGTTCTGTTCTACATATACCcgtttctcttccttcctggatcttggataaaagaaagaatggaagagatCGATGTGTGGTAGGTTTTCTGGAGAGAAGGTAGAGCAGAGGTAGAGGAAAACTGCAAGTGTCTAGGCCCAGTTGTGGGCAGTTGTGGCTTCTTGCTGCTGAGTGCTGGTGGGGAGCTGGCTTTGCAGGGATGTTGTATGTCTCCGCTGCGTCGGGATGATGGATGCCACACAGCACTGGAGAGATTCTGTCGAGTGGAGTGGACCAGTTCAGGGACTCCCATCAGATTCATTTCCCAGTGCAGTCCTCTTGACAAAGGATGATGGAAAAGAAATTGCCTTAAATAGCTGGAAGATTAATTTCTCTCGGCAGTTCCCAGGCGTCCACGGGACAGGGCTCTTCAAGTGATGTCTGACAATTTCTTCTCCTTCTACAGATAGCTCGGTGACACCAAAATCTGACTCCTCAGGGTAGGTAATGGGACTAATCTGATTAAAGAGAGAGCAGACACTCCTCGAGGCCTTGGGCTTTCTCTTGCTAGCAGGGAATGCTGTGGGGTAGAAGGCAGACGAGCCTTATAGCGTCTCTACACCAGGCAAGAGAGGGCTGTGGGGATGGGTGGGTAGAATGTtcaggagggaaagggaaaaggtaGGCAAggacatggggggagggggaggaaaggcaCAATGAAAGGAAATCAGGGACCTGAGCATAATAGTTACTGAGTGTTCCCTCTTTAGGCAAAACCGGAAGGTCAATGTCTCTTGATACCCTCCTCAGCTCGCAAATGAGAAAACTGTCAAAGCCATTTGGGGAGTGGAAGGTTACATCctttgagggaaaataaaacaactgatTTATGCTGGTCCATGGATTCCATGTAGTCTGTTAGGGGAGAGGAGCAAATGTGGGATGAAAAGGGagtaaggtaaaaaaaaaaaaaatgtggagagaaACAAGGGGGAGCGGTTCCCGTGTCAGGCGGTGAGGAGGAGGATTGGGTCAGTGAAGGAGTTACATGAGCATATCTGATCTGGTGAGTACAGTTAGGGTTTTTTATATGGTTATTTGTGTTTCTCTAGAAGAGCCCCTCCTGCCCGGGCTATAGCAGGGGATGAGGTACTTTGAAACTGACCAGCAGCAGTGACCTCAGGACATGATTAAGTGCTTTAtgattaaaatatgcatatattgcaACCAAGCGACtctgctgttttttgtttcttgtttgttttcaaaatccTAGTTTCCCTTCAGGAAGCCAGAATCATATCAGGAAAGCTTTAATTACAGGAGGCaagaggagagagcacacacagcatCAGAACTGCTCTGACTAGCAGCTGCCTGACCCCGGCCGGCCCtccttccccaacccctccctccaGTCCACCAACCGTCCACTTTCCTGCAGCAttccccaggcctggcctctgaGCCAAGCTCTTGCTTCCAGGGCCTATGCCC harbors:
- the PSMB5 gene encoding proteasome subunit beta type-5 isoform X1, encoding MALASVLERPLPVNGLGFFGLGGRADLLHLGPGSPSDGLSLAAPKWGVAEEPRIEMLHGTTTLAFKFQHGVIVAADSRATAGAYIASQTVKKVIEINPYLLGTMAGGAADCSFWERLLARQCRIYELRNKERISVAAASKLLANMVYQYKGMGLSMGTMICGWDKRGPGLYYVDSEGNRISGATFSVGSGSVYAYGVMDRGYSYDLEVEQAYDLARRAIYQATYRDAYSGGAVNLYHVREDGWIRVSSDNVADLHDKYSGSTP
- the PSMB5 gene encoding proteasome subunit beta type-5 isoform X2, whose amino-acid sequence is MAGGAADCSFWERLLARQCRIYELRNKERISVAAASKLLANMVYQYKGMGLSMGTMICGWDKRGPGLYYVDSEGNRISGATFSVGSGSVYAYGVMDRGYSYDLEVEQAYDLARRAIYQATYRDAYSGGAVNLYHVREDGWIRVSSDNVADLHDKYSGSTP